In one Geovibrio ferrireducens genomic region, the following are encoded:
- a CDS encoding CsgG/HfaB family protein — translation MRKLFLFALAAAVAGCTGGGPKVDPMSAQVTAADAEMVVIPDVCKSFYKFDKPRVAVAQFLNNTSYGKMTAANTSFAGKSSTKKTSAGVAGVVAAPGAAGIGYVGASKTDTTSSGQVDTYMREVAPKIGEYAQSATENIVANVGGMAIFDRSSLESILSEQKFQMAIADPATAVRAGKLAGVQYIFAGTVDSINAKYVAPDNSKTADTGNAWANLALAVGKAAANTQTGWIVNVEMTVKMIEVETGQVIINNKVKGREVAGGGQGLNPELIAEAAKKAMGEAIEDIKPTLSQRFSPKGYIKQMRGNKTLALVNMGSDAGVNSGEKLEAFEFIEVADPFSGQKSCNMAKIPVDIVISDQIAADQAWAKIDGKPEALARVKTGSIIKRQKLEGQGMLKKMF, via the coding sequence ATGAGAAAATTATTTTTGTTTGCGCTTGCGGCGGCTGTCGCGGGCTGTACAGGAGGGGGACCCAAAGTTGACCCTATGTCTGCGCAGGTCACGGCGGCCGATGCGGAGATGGTGGTTATCCCCGATGTATGCAAGAGTTTTTACAAGTTTGACAAACCCAGAGTAGCTGTAGCCCAGTTCCTTAACAACACGTCCTACGGGAAAATGACAGCCGCGAATACAAGCTTCGCAGGTAAATCCAGCACTAAAAAAACAAGTGCAGGGGTTGCGGGTGTGGTTGCGGCTCCAGGTGCAGCAGGGATAGGCTATGTCGGAGCTTCCAAAACGGATACTACCTCCTCCGGGCAGGTTGATACCTATATGAGAGAGGTTGCACCCAAAATAGGCGAATACGCCCAGTCAGCAACGGAAAACATAGTTGCCAATGTCGGCGGAATGGCCATTTTTGACAGATCAAGCCTTGAAAGCATCCTCAGCGAGCAGAAATTCCAGATGGCTATAGCTGATCCCGCAACTGCGGTCAGAGCCGGTAAGCTTGCCGGTGTTCAGTATATTTTTGCAGGTACTGTGGACAGTATCAACGCAAAATATGTTGCGCCGGACAACAGCAAAACAGCCGATACCGGCAATGCGTGGGCTAACCTTGCCCTTGCAGTGGGAAAAGCTGCCGCAAACACGCAGACAGGCTGGATAGTCAATGTTGAGATGACTGTTAAGATGATCGAAGTCGAAACCGGACAGGTAATCATCAACAACAAAGTGAAAGGACGTGAAGTTGCCGGCGGCGGACAGGGGCTTAACCCTGAGCTGATAGCGGAAGCAGCCAAAAAGGCCATGGGCGAAGCCATTGAGGATATTAAACCTACCCTTTCACAGAGATTTTCTCCCAAAGGCTACATCAAGCAGATGAGAGGCAATAAAACACTTGCCCTTGTGAATATGGGAAGCGATGCCGGGGTGAACTCCGGTGAAAAGCTTGAGGCCTTTGAGTTTATCGAAGTTGCCGATCCCTTCAGCGGACAGAAGTCATGCAATATGGCAAAAATCCCTGTGGATATTGTTATCTCAGACCAGATAGCCGCAGATCAGGCATGGGCAAAGATTGACGGCAAACCCGAAGCTCTCGCAAGAGTAAAAACAGGCTCTATCATCAAGCGCCAGAAGCTTGAAGGACAGGGCATGCTGAAAAAAATGTTTTAA
- a CDS encoding uracil-DNA glycosylase, translating into MSSFGKNPIEEIYGVSHILKPAVPAKQEIKDDMKTLAETVAACEKCALSKGRTNSVFSDGDEKAALMFVGEGPGYDEDMQGKPFVGKAGKLLTKMIEAMQFKREEVYIANIVKCRPPDNRAPFREEAEACIPYLYRQIEYVKPKVIVCLGSVATQYLLKTTASISKIRGEFVDMNGIMVMPTFHPAYLLRSPNMKKPAWEDLQKVMAVLGKK; encoded by the coding sequence ATGAGCTCTTTCGGCAAAAACCCGATAGAGGAAATCTACGGAGTAAGCCACATCCTTAAACCAGCCGTTCCGGCAAAGCAGGAGATCAAAGACGATATGAAAACTCTGGCAGAAACGGTAGCGGCCTGCGAAAAATGCGCACTCTCAAAGGGCAGAACCAACTCTGTTTTCTCTGACGGGGATGAAAAAGCCGCGCTTATGTTTGTGGGCGAGGGTCCGGGCTATGACGAGGATATGCAGGGCAAGCCTTTCGTGGGCAAAGCGGGCAAGCTGCTTACCAAAATGATAGAGGCAATGCAGTTTAAGCGCGAGGAAGTATATATCGCCAACATAGTAAAATGCCGTCCGCCCGACAACCGGGCTCCTTTCAGGGAAGAGGCGGAAGCCTGTATTCCTTATCTTTACCGCCAGATAGAGTATGTTAAGCCGAAGGTTATAGTGTGTCTGGGCAGCGTGGCTACTCAGTATCTGCTGAAAACCACAGCGAGCATTTCTAAAATACGTGGCGAATTTGTTGATATGAATGGCATAATGGTTATGCCTACATTCCATCCCGCCTACCTTCTCCGCAGCCCGAACATGAAAAAGCCCGCATGGGAAGACCTGCAGAAAGTTATGGCAGTTCTCGGCAAAAAATAA
- the coaBC gene encoding bifunctional phosphopantothenoylcysteine decarboxylase/phosphopantothenate--cysteine ligase CoaBC gives MANILIGVSGGIACYKIPTLCRLFKKEGHDVKVILTENASKFVTPLTFESVTGNRAYTGEFDPGLDPEIIEHIDLAGWADKFIIAPATANLVAKAACGIADNLLTSTLLVYTKPVYFVPAMNTNMFNHQATQENLSTLLKRGHIIIEPDSGELACGTSGKGRMKEPEELFRLIEGERPLAGLRVLVTAGATVEPIDPVRYISNYSSGKMGLAVAAKARELGAEVKVIAGSISADCSGFDTVHVRSAEDMLNAVREHVASCDILIKAAAVADYAPVETAVQKIKKNDGELVIRLKKNPDILKEIAPLKKHSQVFCGFAAESENLSKNAIRKLNEKKLDMIVANDISRKDIGFGSDDNEAEILFADGSSEHFNKGSKRELAELILIHAAGLLK, from the coding sequence ATGGCTAACATCCTCATCGGAGTGAGCGGAGGAATAGCCTGCTATAAAATACCCACCCTTTGCAGGCTGTTTAAGAAGGAAGGGCATGATGTCAAAGTTATCCTCACGGAGAACGCATCAAAGTTCGTCACCCCGCTTACCTTTGAGTCTGTAACAGGGAACAGAGCCTATACGGGTGAATTTGATCCGGGGCTTGATCCGGAAATAATTGAGCATATCGATCTTGCGGGCTGGGCGGATAAATTCATAATCGCCCCTGCCACGGCAAACCTTGTCGCCAAGGCAGCATGCGGAATAGCCGACAATCTTCTTACGTCCACTCTGCTTGTGTACACTAAACCTGTTTATTTCGTTCCTGCTATGAACACTAATATGTTCAACCATCAGGCAACTCAGGAAAACCTTTCGACCCTTTTAAAAAGAGGGCACATCATCATAGAACCGGACAGCGGCGAGCTTGCCTGCGGCACAAGCGGCAAAGGCAGGATGAAGGAACCGGAAGAGCTTTTCAGACTCATAGAGGGCGAACGTCCGCTGGCGGGGCTCCGTGTGCTTGTCACAGCCGGAGCCACTGTTGAACCCATTGATCCGGTGCGTTACATTTCCAACTACTCAAGCGGGAAGATGGGTCTTGCTGTTGCGGCAAAGGCACGTGAGCTTGGTGCTGAGGTGAAGGTTATCGCAGGCAGCATCAGTGCCGACTGTTCAGGTTTTGACACTGTGCATGTAAGATCCGCGGAGGATATGCTGAATGCAGTGAGGGAGCATGTCGCATCGTGCGATATTCTCATCAAAGCGGCAGCCGTGGCGGATTATGCTCCGGTCGAAACCGCAGTGCAGAAGATTAAAAAGAACGACGGCGAGCTTGTTATCCGCCTGAAAAAAAATCCCGATATTTTAAAAGAGATTGCGCCGCTGAAAAAACACTCTCAGGTATTCTGCGGTTTCGCCGCGGAGAGTGAGAATCTCAGCAAAAACGCAATCCGCAAACTTAATGAGAAAAAACTGGATATGATCGTGGCAAACGATATTTCCAGAAAAGATATAGGCTTCGGCTCCGATGATAATGAAGCGGAGATCCTCTTTGCTGACGGTTCATCCGAACACTTCAATAAAGGCTCCAAGCGCGAACTGGCGGAGCTTATCCTCATCCACGCGGCAGGGCTTCTGAAATGA
- the rpoZ gene encoding DNA-directed RNA polymerase subunit omega encodes MPMLDIEKRIKDEKVKSRFKLVRLASIRAKQLNRMKDDDIPLKLERYHKVTTNALDEIIEKAVDFEETDG; translated from the coding sequence ATGCCAATGCTCGATATTGAAAAGAGAATTAAGGACGAAAAGGTTAAAAGCCGCTTCAAACTCGTGAGGCTGGCCAGCATCCGCGCCAAACAGCTTAACAGAATGAAGGATGACGATATTCCCCTTAAACTTGAGAGATACCACAAGGTAACAACAAACGCCCTCGATGAAATCATTGAGAAGGCAGTAGATTTCGAGGAGACAGATGGCTAA
- the gmk gene encoding guanylate kinase gives MSDGKNFKQGKLFVVSAPSGAGKTTLCNKLLENNKALRYSISYTTRKPRFDETHAVDYFFVDVPEFRKMIDEGEFIEWAEVHGNYYGTSRRTVEGIIAEGGDVLLDIDPQGARQLKTTLGYGVYIFITAPSIKELEKRLRGRRTEPEDVMKLRLDNARKEIRLFSEYDYLIMNRNFEEAYKHLESVYIAEHLRTKDVKDIYELMEEED, from the coding sequence TTGTCTGACGGAAAAAACTTCAAACAGGGTAAACTTTTTGTGGTGAGCGCTCCCAGCGGAGCGGGGAAAACCACCCTGTGCAATAAACTGCTGGAGAACAATAAGGCGCTCCGGTACTCTATTTCATATACCACCAGAAAACCCAGATTTGATGAAACCCACGCCGTGGACTACTTTTTTGTTGATGTACCTGAGTTCAGGAAAATGATAGACGAAGGCGAGTTTATAGAGTGGGCTGAGGTGCACGGCAACTATTACGGCACATCAAGGCGCACTGTTGAGGGGATCATCGCAGAAGGCGGTGATGTGCTCCTTGACATAGACCCGCAGGGGGCGCGTCAGCTTAAAACCACCCTCGGCTACGGTGTTTATATTTTCATAACAGCACCCAGCATAAAGGAGCTTGAAAAGCGCCTGAGAGGCCGCAGAACAGAGCCTGAGGACGTTATGAAGCTCCGTCTGGACAACGCCCGCAAGGAAATCCGTCTATTCAGCGAGTATGACTACCTTATAATGAACAGAAATTTTGAAGAAGCATATAAACATCTTGAATCAGTCTATATTGCCGAACATCTCAGAACAAAAGATGTCAAGGACATATACGAGCTGATGGAAGAGGAGGATTAG
- a CDS encoding YicC/YloC family endoribonuclease: MGIKSMTGYGKGISVSESCDVKVEIKSVNSKYLDLNIRMPKYLSFIEISVKNLIRERLERGKVDVFVDVSLKKSQYKPKLNRELLQGYINTLLAAKDEFSLDGNLTLDHVISLPDVIGTEEDNSLGDTAGAVLMDALKTALDGLESMRLMEGEALKADLLERVAVLEEMNREIDENRKDVYNYWYDKYNARVRELLPEGFSDERIVQEAALYAERCDISEEVTRIYAHAEHMRQIIGSKAACGKKLDFLCQEFNREFNTIGSKSSKIGIINNVVRAKSELDRIREQVQNIV, translated from the coding sequence ATGGGCATAAAAAGTATGACAGGATACGGAAAAGGAATTTCCGTATCAGAGAGCTGTGATGTTAAAGTTGAGATAAAAAGTGTTAACAGCAAGTACCTTGACCTTAATATCAGAATGCCCAAATATTTGTCTTTCATCGAAATTTCAGTGAAAAACCTCATCAGGGAGCGCCTCGAAAGGGGCAAGGTCGATGTCTTTGTGGATGTCAGCCTTAAAAAATCACAGTACAAGCCGAAGCTCAACAGAGAGCTTCTTCAGGGATATATAAACACTCTCCTCGCCGCTAAGGACGAATTTTCCCTTGACGGAAACCTTACTCTGGATCATGTTATCTCCCTTCCTGACGTGATAGGAACGGAAGAGGACAACTCTCTGGGCGATACTGCGGGGGCGGTTCTTATGGATGCCCTTAAAACCGCTCTTGACGGTCTTGAATCCATGAGGCTCATGGAAGGGGAGGCACTTAAGGCGGATCTCCTTGAGCGTGTTGCTGTTCTGGAAGAAATGAACCGCGAGATTGATGAAAACCGTAAAGATGTTTATAATTACTGGTATGATAAGTATAATGCCAGAGTCAGGGAGCTTCTGCCCGAAGGTTTTTCAGACGAGAGAATAGTTCAGGAAGCAGCCCTCTACGCCGAAAGGTGTGACATAAGCGAGGAAGTAACCCGCATATACGCACACGCAGAGCACATGAGGCAGATTATCGGCTCCAAGGCGGCATGCGGCAAAAAACTTGACTTTCTTTGTCAGGAGTTTAACCGCGAGTTTAACACAATCGGTTCCAAAAGCAGCAAGATAGGCATAATCAACAACGTTGTCAGGGCGAAAAGCGAGCTTGACAGAATCCGCGAGCAGGTGCAGAACATTGTCTGA
- a CDS encoding slipin family protein, with translation MFPSLGVLVLLAVVLLANSVRVLREYERGVIFRLGRFSGVRGPGLIILIPALEKMAKVNLRTVVMDVPPQDIITKDNVSVKVNAVIYFRILRPESAILEVEDYYYATSQLAQTTLRSILGQFELDDLLSNREQINDELQSVIDKQTDPWGVKVSSVEMKHVDLPGEMQRAMAKQAEAERERRAKIIHAEGEMQSAEKLAEASEIMSRNPVTIQLRYLQTLTEIASEKNSTVVFPLPIDLISKFMDRLPK, from the coding sequence ATGTTTCCATCCCTCGGAGTGCTTGTGCTCCTTGCCGTTGTACTGCTGGCAAACTCTGTCAGAGTGCTGAGAGAATATGAGCGCGGAGTTATTTTCCGTCTCGGCAGATTCTCAGGCGTCAGAGGCCCCGGACTAATCATCCTGATACCCGCACTTGAAAAAATGGCAAAGGTTAACCTCCGCACGGTGGTTATGGATGTTCCCCCGCAGGACATCATCACAAAAGACAACGTGTCCGTTAAAGTCAACGCTGTCATCTATTTCCGCATATTAAGACCGGAAAGCGCAATTCTCGAAGTTGAGGACTACTACTACGCAACAAGCCAGCTTGCGCAGACCACTCTCCGCAGCATACTCGGCCAGTTTGAGCTTGACGATCTTCTCTCCAACCGTGAGCAGATCAATGACGAACTCCAGAGTGTGATCGACAAACAGACCGACCCGTGGGGCGTGAAGGTAAGCTCAGTTGAGATGAAGCATGTTGACCTTCCCGGTGAAATGCAGAGAGCAATGGCCAAACAGGCCGAGGCTGAAAGGGAAAGAAGGGCAAAAATAATCCACGCCGAAGGCGAAATGCAGTCTGCGGAAAAACTCGCCGAAGCAAGCGAGATAATGTCAAGAAACCCTGTTACAATACAGTTAAGATATTTACAGACACTCACAGAGATAGCGTCCGAAAAGAACTCCACCGTTGTTTTCCCGCTGCCTATTGATCTGATAAGCAAGTTCATGGACAGGTTACCCAAGTAG
- the acnA gene encoding aconitate hydratase AcnA, producing the protein MLKSDYKKILDTSKGKVVMYDITKLEKDGLANIKRLPYSIRVLVENMLRKLDGQIVTEEDILEIANWKPAYEAPKEIPYHPARVLMQDYTGIPGIVDLAAMRDAVQEAGRNPSVINPLVPVDLIVDHSVQVDYFGSEDSLDKNVDLEYKRNGERYAVLKWAQKAFLNVRIVPPSSGICHQVNLEYLGKVIDTRQIDGETVAICDTCVGTDSHTPMINAIGVMGWGVGGIEAEAVMLGQPYYMPIPEVIGLKLTGTIAEGITGTDVILTITELLRKHKVVEKFVEAFGPGIKALKIPDRATISNMSPEFGATMTFFPVDEETLRFLRFTGRVEEADLVEKYTKANGLFYDDSVTPEYTKVVELDLSTIKPCVAGPARPQDRIILKDLPKVMDDYAGKGAEVPLSLQGENFTLKNGSVVIAAITSCTNTSNPFVMIGAGLVAKKAVMKGLRVPAYVKTSLAPGSKVVTDYLEKSGLMPYLQALRFHTAGFGCTTCIGNSGPLHPIIEKTVKDNKMSVAAVLSGNRNFEARIHANVRANFLASPMLVVAYALAGTVNINIDTDPIAYNPNDEPVYLKDIWPTSEEIWALVESSLTSEDYIKEYGRILEGDKFWAALSANESEIFEWQKDSTYIRRPPFFEGFKPVPAPVTDIRDAKAIALLGDSVTTDHISPAGSIMPDYPAGQYLIAHGNTKDDFNSYGSRRGNHEVMMRGTFGNVRIKNKLAEPREGGYTKYIPTGEEMFIYDAAMKYIESGTPTVILGGKEYGTGSSRDWAAKGTKLLGIRAVIAESFERIHRSNLAGMGVLPLVFKNDQGWKSLGLDGSETFTIEGLSGVTPRCTIRVKAVKPDGRVTEFDTMCRLDTDIEIEYFRHGGILDFVLRKLMS; encoded by the coding sequence ATGCTCAAATCGGATTACAAGAAGATTCTGGATACCTCAAAAGGCAAAGTCGTAATGTACGACATTACCAAGCTGGAAAAGGACGGACTGGCTAATATAAAACGTCTGCCCTATTCCATAAGGGTTCTTGTTGAAAACATGCTCAGGAAGCTTGATGGGCAGATTGTTACAGAGGAAGACATCCTTGAGATAGCTAACTGGAAGCCTGCCTATGAGGCTCCGAAGGAAATCCCCTACCATCCGGCAAGGGTTCTTATGCAGGACTACACAGGCATTCCGGGCATAGTTGACCTTGCCGCAATGAGGGACGCAGTTCAGGAAGCGGGAAGAAACCCTTCCGTAATCAATCCCCTTGTTCCGGTTGACCTCATAGTGGACCACTCTGTTCAGGTTGACTACTTCGGCAGCGAGGACAGCCTTGATAAAAACGTTGATCTCGAATACAAGCGCAACGGCGAACGTTACGCTGTGCTCAAATGGGCGCAGAAAGCATTTCTCAACGTCCGCATTGTTCCGCCCAGTTCAGGGATCTGCCATCAGGTCAACCTTGAGTATCTCGGCAAAGTTATCGACACACGCCAGATAGACGGTGAAACAGTTGCAATATGCGATACATGCGTGGGCACTGATTCGCACACACCCATGATAAACGCAATCGGCGTTATGGGATGGGGGGTCGGCGGAATAGAGGCCGAGGCGGTAATGCTCGGTCAGCCATATTACATGCCTATTCCTGAGGTTATAGGCCTCAAGCTCACCGGAACCATAGCAGAAGGCATCACAGGAACAGACGTGATCCTCACCATCACCGAGCTTCTCAGGAAGCATAAGGTGGTTGAAAAGTTCGTTGAGGCATTCGGCCCCGGAATCAAAGCCCTTAAAATACCGGACAGAGCAACAATCTCAAACATGAGCCCTGAATTCGGCGCAACTATGACATTTTTCCCTGTTGATGAGGAAACACTGCGCTTCCTCCGCTTCACAGGCAGAGTCGAAGAAGCTGATCTTGTTGAGAAATACACCAAGGCAAACGGGCTCTTCTATGATGATTCAGTAACCCCTGAATACACCAAGGTGGTAGAGCTTGACCTCTCCACAATCAAACCCTGTGTAGCAGGCCCTGCCAGACCTCAGGACAGAATCATCCTCAAAGACCTGCCCAAAGTCATGGATGACTATGCCGGAAAAGGCGCGGAAGTGCCTCTGAGCCTTCAGGGTGAGAACTTCACGCTGAAAAACGGCTCTGTTGTGATAGCCGCCATTACCTCGTGTACAAATACCTCAAACCCGTTTGTAATGATCGGCGCGGGTCTTGTTGCAAAAAAAGCCGTTATGAAAGGGCTTCGTGTTCCCGCATATGTTAAGACAAGCCTCGCCCCCGGCTCCAAGGTGGTCACCGACTATCTTGAGAAGTCAGGCCTCATGCCTTATTTACAGGCGCTGAGATTCCACACGGCAGGGTTCGGCTGTACCACCTGTATAGGCAACTCAGGACCGCTTCATCCGATCATTGAAAAAACAGTTAAGGACAATAAAATGTCCGTCGCCGCAGTTCTATCCGGCAACAGGAACTTTGAGGCACGCATTCACGCCAATGTACGAGCTAACTTCCTCGCTTCCCCCATGCTTGTTGTGGCTTATGCCCTTGCGGGGACAGTGAACATAAATATAGACACAGACCCCATAGCCTATAACCCGAATGATGAGCCTGTATACCTCAAAGACATATGGCCTACATCGGAAGAAATATGGGCGCTGGTGGAATCCAGCCTCACCAGCGAGGATTACATCAAGGAATACGGGCGCATACTCGAAGGCGACAAGTTCTGGGCTGCGCTTTCCGCTAATGAAAGCGAAATCTTTGAATGGCAGAAAGACTCAACCTACATCCGCAGACCCCCGTTCTTTGAAGGCTTTAAGCCTGTGCCCGCTCCCGTAACGGACATCAGAGACGCAAAAGCCATAGCTCTGCTGGGCGATTCAGTTACCACCGACCATATCAGCCCGGCAGGGTCAATCATGCCTGATTATCCGGCAGGACAGTATCTCATCGCCCACGGCAATACTAAGGACGACTTCAACTCATACGGTTCCAGAAGAGGCAACCATGAGGTGATGATGCGCGGAACCTTCGGCAATGTAAGAATTAAAAACAAACTCGCGGAACCCAGAGAAGGCGGATATACAAAATATATCCCCACCGGCGAGGAGATGTTTATCTATGACGCTGCAATGAAATACATCGAATCCGGCACTCCCACAGTCATCCTCGGCGGCAAGGAATACGGCACAGGCTCATCACGCGACTGGGCAGCAAAGGGAACCAAACTTCTGGGAATAAGGGCTGTTATAGCTGAAAGCTTTGAGCGCATCCACAGAAGCAACCTTGCGGGAATGGGCGTTCTTCCTCTGGTTTTCAAAAATGATCAGGGCTGGAAGTCACTCGGTCTGGACGGTTCGGAAACCTTCACCATCGAAGGACTGTCAGGCGTCACTCCGAGATGCACAATCAGGGTTAAAGCTGTTAAGCCGGATGGCAGGGTGACAGAGTTTGACACCATGTGCAGGCTGGACACAGATATTGAGATCGAATATTTCAGACACGGCGGCATTCTGGATTTCGTGCTCAGAAAACTGATGAGCTGA
- a CDS encoding methyl-accepting chemotaxis protein, whose amino-acid sequence MKKLNARTSVALQVIIPMVAVSVMIFSAIVLITHKINNANAELIAQLRAKEMNSILTQLVRESVSAEPDAEHYDFLHKFISTNKLGEFGYFYIMDSGGNLLYHINQEMVGKPLTQYDFIQKMLKEKTGSITYDFSGKTKVVNYSFFPEKNWILAAGYEVNELFAPFRAVEYKIVFLSIGGLFVLIAVLAAVMKYFQKNMRRLLDSFMEVAKGNLRFNSGSSVIESACSDKINCAAPECSAYGIKGVPCYLTVGSEAPKLGMEVECTKILNKTFKTCDECSFYNSEIKSVNEFNRLNQFNSAMLIKLSKSIQSIKATADKLTSGSGTLSASTEQLGSNVTQQNQEIGQITAAIRQINAGVEDVADKVTQTEHLANESRMFAERSETRTIEGEKMISGIVESSESLIKNIDTLKNNSESMYNILELINDIADQTNLLSLNAAIEAARAGEAGRGFAVVADEVRKLAERTVNSVKEISNIINQNNKQVDNAVKNVESNITLISGVSEFMTNLKELSGQTKNNSIATSDNISQVVSAIQEQAAAINQMDEAIRNVSIGINEISQATDLLAEMSVALRNDGNTLEHEAGRYTYS is encoded by the coding sequence ATGAAAAAACTCAACGCAAGAACCAGTGTGGCACTGCAGGTGATTATACCTATGGTCGCAGTGTCAGTAATGATTTTTTCTGCAATTGTGCTCATTACCCACAAAATTAATAATGCAAATGCAGAGCTTATTGCCCAGCTCAGGGCAAAAGAGATGAACAGTATACTGACTCAGCTTGTCAGGGAGAGTGTGAGCGCTGAACCTGATGCTGAGCACTATGATTTTCTGCATAAGTTTATTTCAACTAATAAGCTTGGTGAATTCGGTTATTTTTACATAATGGATTCCGGCGGAAACCTTCTTTATCATATCAATCAGGAAATGGTTGGTAAACCTCTGACACAATATGACTTTATTCAGAAAATGCTTAAGGAGAAAACCGGTTCCATCACTTATGATTTCTCCGGCAAAACCAAGGTGGTGAACTATAGTTTTTTCCCTGAAAAAAACTGGATTCTGGCTGCCGGGTATGAGGTTAATGAGCTTTTTGCGCCTTTCCGGGCTGTTGAGTATAAAATAGTTTTCCTGAGCATAGGCGGGCTTTTCGTGCTCATAGCTGTTCTTGCCGCTGTGATGAAATATTTTCAGAAAAATATGCGCCGTCTGCTGGATTCTTTTATGGAGGTTGCTAAGGGTAATCTCAGGTTTAATTCCGGATCATCTGTTATCGAATCCGCATGCTCGGATAAAATAAACTGCGCGGCTCCGGAGTGTTCCGCATATGGGATTAAAGGGGTTCCCTGCTATCTGACAGTGGGGAGCGAAGCGCCCAAGCTCGGCATGGAGGTTGAGTGCACCAAAATTCTGAATAAAACATTTAAAACATGCGATGAATGCAGCTTTTATAATTCTGAGATAAAGTCTGTAAATGAATTTAACAGACTGAACCAGTTTAACTCAGCCATGCTTATAAAACTTTCAAAATCCATACAGAGCATAAAGGCAACAGCAGACAAGCTTACCAGCGGTTCTGGCACTCTTTCCGCATCCACTGAGCAGTTGGGGTCAAATGTTACCCAGCAGAATCAGGAGATAGGCCAGATAACGGCAGCAATAAGGCAGATTAACGCAGGCGTGGAGGATGTGGCTGATAAAGTTACGCAGACAGAGCACCTTGCCAATGAGAGCAGAATGTTCGCTGAGAGATCCGAAACGCGCACCATTGAGGGTGAAAAAATGATAAGCGGGATTGTTGAATCCAGCGAATCTCTGATCAAAAATATCGATACTCTCAAGAACAATTCAGAGTCCATGTACAACATACTCGAACTCATAAACGATATTGCGGATCAGACCAACCTTCTTTCGCTGAACGCTGCTATCGAAGCAGCCAGAGCAGGGGAGGCGGGGAGAGGTTTTGCAGTTGTTGCGGATGAGGTTCGCAAGCTTGCGGAAAGAACGGTGAACTCAGTCAAGGAGATTTCAAATATAATTAATCAGAACAACAAGCAGGTTGATAATGCCGTCAAGAATGTTGAAAGCAACATTACGCTTATCAGCGGTGTTTCTGAATTTATGACAAACCTGAAGGAACTTTCGGGGCAGACAAAAAATAACTCCATAGCCACATCGGACAACATCAGTCAGGTTGTCTCCGCCATACAGGAACAGGCGGCGGCAATAAACCAGATGGATGAGGCAATCAGAAATGTTTCAATCGGAATTAACGAGATAAGTCAGGCGACTGACCTTCTGGCAGAAATGAGCGTTGCTCTGAGGAATGACGGCAACACTCTGGAGCATGAGGCCGGAAGATACACATATTCTTAA